In Streptomyces sp. TLI_146, the genomic stretch CGCTACTGCACCGGCCGGACGTGGTCCTGCTCGATGTGCGGATGCCCGGCGTGGACGGCCTCACGGCGCTGCCCCGCCTGGTGCGGGTGGCGCCGGTGATGATGCTGACGTACAGCGGCGAGCCCGGGACCGTACGCGAGGCGCTGCGGCTGGGCGCACGCGGCTATCTCGTGCACGGCGAGTTCACGGTGGAACAACTGGTCGGCGCGGTACGGGAGGTGGGGGCGGGCGCAGTGGCCTCCCTCGGCTGTTCCGCCACCCTTCCGGGTGTCATGCCCCGGTCGATTTCATTAAATCCGAACGAAGAGGCTTCGCGGATGCAATCGGATGTGGGACAGTCGTCACCAGGGCGCCGGAGGGGAACTCCGCTCCTTCGCAAGGGACTTGGGGTACATCGGCTCAGCAGGAGGGAGGTGGAGGTGATGGAGCTGATCGCGGCGGGCATGAGCAATCAGCAGATCGCCGCCGCCTGCTTCATCAGCGAGAAGACGGTGAAGAACCACATCAACCGGATCTTCGCGAAGCTACACAGCAACAGCCGCACCCAGGCGGTGGCGACGTGGCTGGGCACGCGGGGAGCGACGGGATGAGGCCCCTTCGACCCCGACTCGCCCCCCGGCCCCGGAATTGGGCCCAGGGGCCCTGTGCCACAACCGGAGGCCCCGGGTACGGTGCGGCTGTCGAGCGCGGCACCGCCGTAGACCCCGGAGGGGACCACCATGAACGACAAGCTCCTCAAGCCCGCGACCGCCGCCAGGATCCGGGTCCACGGCTGGCTGAACACGACGGCGACGGCGCTGCGGCGGCGGGGGGACCGGGGGCAGGGCGCGGTCGAGTACATGGGGATCATCATCGTGGTGGTGGCGATCATTCTGGTGCTTACGCAGACGAATTTCGGCACGGCCATCGCCCAGAAGATCACCGCCGCGATCAACAAGATCAACCCCTGAAGTCCCGTCGCCTCCGCGGCGACCGGGGGCAGGCCTTCCCCGTGTACATCACGGTGGTGGCGGGCCTGCTCTTCCTCGCGTTCGCGTACTTCGCGGTGGGCCAGGCGGCGGTCAAGCGCAACGAGGCCGGGACGGCGGCGGACGCGGCGGCGCTCGCGGCCGCGCAGGACTACCGCGACCGGCTCCGCGACAAGCTCCTCGACGGCTTCGACCCCGTCGTGTGGAAGGACGTACTGGACGGCCTGCGGGGCGGCAGCGCCGCCGCGTCGTGCGCGGCCGCCGACACCCTGGCCGCCAGGAACGACGCCTCGGTCGAGAGCTGTGTGCCGGGCGACTGGCCCGGCTACACCGTGTCCGTACGGACCAACGCGACGGCGGGCAAGTCCGTCATCGCCGTCACGGAGAACAGCAAGGGCACGGCGAAAGCCACCGCTGTGATCGAACCCCGGTGCGGTATCGAGCCGAGCGACGCCCCGCAGACCTCCGCGCCCCCGGACAACGGCAGCCCGAGCCCGGACCCCAGCCCCAGCCCCGGCGGCGAGGACAAGAAGGCCTACCGGCTCGTCTGCGACAAGCAGCGGGACTTCGAGGTCGACCCCGGCAGGCTCGACCTGCTCCCCGATGCGGCCGATCTGTTCGCCGTGCACCTGGCCAAGAAGTAAGCGCAGGAAGAAGCGAGGACTGAGTGATGGACAGGGCCGAGAACAGAGCCCGGACGAAAGCGGCCGCCGTGACGGCCGCCGTCGCCCTGGCTCTCACCTTGACCGCCTGCGGCGGGGACGGCGGCGGCAAGAAGTCGGACGACAAGCCCTCCACCCCCGCCTCGGCACCCGGCGGACAGTCCCGGCCGCAGACCAACGCGCCCACGGCGCAGAGCACCGAGGTGCTGGCGACCGTCCGGGGCGGCGACGGCATCGAGATCGTGATCAACAGCGCCAAGCGCGACGCCGGGGGGTTCGTCACCGTCGAGGGCGTGGTCGCGAACAACTCCTCGCAGGGCTTCACGGCACCCGGCTGGCAGGGGAGCGAGCAGGAGCTGCGGGACAACGGGGCTTCCATGGCGGGTGCCTCGCTGGTCGACAAGAGCGGCAAGAAGCGCTATCTGATCCTGCGGGACACCGACGGCCGGTGCCTGTGCACCCGTTTCCCGACGGGTCTGACCGCCGGTCAGAAGATCCCCTTCTACGCCCAGTTCCCCGCGCCTCCGGCGACCGTCACCGACGTCGACTTCCAGCTCCCCACCATGCCCACCGCCACCATCAAGATCTCCGGCTGAGGCTGAGGCACCCCATGCAGGCCACCCAGGCAACACCCGCGACCCCGGCCCCCGGCCCCCGCCGCCGTCACGCCCGCCCCGCGGTCCTCGCCGCCGCGGTGCTGCTGTTCGTCGCGGCGGGGTCCGGCGCGGCCGTCGCCGACGATCCGAACCCCACCGCCGTGCCCGCCGCCGCCCCGCCCGTGAAGGTCGACGCCAACGCGCCCGGGCTCAAGCTCTCCGACGGGGCGACGCTCGCCGCGCCGAGGGTCGTGGACATCAAGTCGGTCGTCGAGGACATGGGCGGCGAGGAGCGCCGCTCCGACACCAACGCCGACATCTCCTTCGCCCTGCAGGCCGAGGTCCTCTTCGGCAAGGACAGTGCCGCGCTCTCCGCCGAGGCGACCGGCCGTATCCAGGCGATCGCCGACGAGATCAAGAAGCAGAAGGCCACGAACGTCCGCGTGTTCGGCTTCACCGACAACCTCGGTACGCACGAGCACGGCGTCGTCCTTTCCAAGCAGCGCGCGGACGCCGTCCAGGGCGCGCTCTCGCAGGCGGTCGGCGGCGCGGTCACGTTCGACATCCGGGGGTACGCGGAGGACTACCCGATCGCGGACAACTCCTCGGAGGACGGCCGCCGCAAGAACCGCCGCGTCGAGGTGTCCTTCCCGCGCGGGGCCTCCGGCTAGAACCGGGGCCCCGGCAGCGAGGGCGGGCCCGGCCGGCCGGGTGGAGGTGCGGTCGGCCGGGCCCCGTATGTGCGCGGGCCCCCGTCAACGCCCGTAGGAAGTGACGCTCCCGCGCACCACAGAGGCTGCCAGCGGGGGCGCACCCGGGACTTGGACAAAAGCGCACGCGAGCGTGAGGTGGCCGGGAATCGACCATAAGGCCGTGGGCGAAGTATGGACAGATAGTCTGCGCGCAGATAATCTACGGGAAGGTTAAAGCGCGACACGTCGACGGCACAGGCATCAGAGGAGAACCGACATGTGGGTGTACGAGCACGGCATCGAGACCAGCGCCGCCCCCGAGGCCGTCTGGCGGCTGTGGGCTGACGTCCCGAACTGGGGCGTCTGGAACGCCGACGTCCAGAAGATCGAGATCCGGGGCCCCTTCGCGGCCGGGACCGGGATCACCATGGGGGCGGACGGGCAGGACCCGATCGAGCTGCGGATCACCGAAGTGGCCGAGAACGAGCTGTTCGTGGACGAGGCCCGCTTCGACGGCCTGGTCCTGCGCACCGCGCACCGGCTGGACCGGGCGGGCCAGGACCGTACCCGGGTGGTCTACCGAATGGAGATCACCGGTGAGGGGGCCGACGAACTGGGCCCGCAGATCGGCCCGGCCGTCACCGCCGACTGGCCGCAGACCATGGCCGCGCTCGTCCGGCTCGCGGAGGCGGGGCACTGATGGCGCTCACCCCCGGCGAGAGCCCCGGGTTCCTGCTCTGGCACGCCACCCTGCGCTGGCAGCGCGGGGTGACCGCGGCCCTGACGCCGCTGGGCCTCACGCATGTGCAGTTCGTGCTGCTCGCGTGCACCTGGTGGCTCAACGGGCAGGGCGAGCACCCCAACCAGCTGGCGGTCGCCCGCCAGGCGGGCACCGACGTCAAGATGACGTCGCAGGTCGTCCGTACGCTGGAGGGCAAGGGCCTGCTCGTCCGCGAGACCGACCTGGCGGACACCCGGGCCAAGCGGCTGCGGGTGACGGAGGCCGGGGCGGAGCTCGCGCCGCGGGCGATCGCGGCGGTCGAGGCGGTGGACGCGGAGTTCTTCCGGCCGGTGCCGGTGGCCGAGGCGGTGGCGCTGCTCGCGGCGCTGGCCCGGCCGGAAGAGTAGGCCCTAGGCCCTAGGAGCCGCTGCCGTACGGCCTGGTGATCATCTCCATGGCGTGGCCGGACGGGTCGAGGAAGTAGACGCCCCGGCCGCCGTCGTTGTGGTTGATCTCGTCGGGGCGCTTCATGTACGGATCGGCGAAGTGCCGTACGCCCCACTGCTTGATCTTCTCGTAGCCCGCGTCGAACTCCTCCTCGGAGACGAGGAAGGCGTAGTGCTGCGGCACGATCTTGTCCGGGTCACCGGTGGCGAAGTCCAGGGTGACGCCGTTTCCGGTCTCCACGGGGATGAACGGTCCCCACTCGTCGCCGACCCGCAGGCCCAGGATGTCCGCCAGGAACTCGGCGGCGGCCCGCTTGTCGCGGGAGTGGATGATGGTGTGATTCAACTCGACTGACACGGTGGAATGCCTCCAACAGGCATCTCACGGGCACCTCCACGCTCACCCGGCCGGTGACCAACGCGCGATGCCGTGCCGTGATCGTAAGCAGGGGCGCGCGGGGCGGGCAAGGCGACTTCCGGCTTACGTGCGGCCCGCATGTAGTTCTACGCGCACCCGTACGCCGGGCCGGATGCCCCACTCCGCCATGGCGCCCGCCTCCGCCTCCAGGACATGCCGGGCGCGCGGGCGCGGGGCGGTGAGGCGGTTCGGGGGGACGGTGTGAAGGGCGATGACGCGCAGGTGGCGGTCGAGGTAGGCGACGTCGAGCGGGAAGCGCATACGGAAGGTGTGCACGGAGCTGGCCGGGCTGAGCAGGACGACCCCTTCGACCCCGTCCCGCCCGAGGAGCCCCCGGGTACGGGCCCGATAGGACGCGGCGACCTCAAGGGGCACGGACCCCCCACCCTCGACGACCAACTGCCCGAACCCGTCCCGCCATCGCATACCCCCACGCTACAGAGCCCCCACCCCGCCCCTTCCCGAAAGCCCTCGGGCGGGCGGCCGGTCGCTCCGGCTGCGGACCGTGGGTGGCTGGTCGCGCAGTTCCCCGCGCCCCTAACTAGCTAGGGGCGCGGGGAACTGCGCGAGCAACCCACCACGGTCCGCAGCCGAACAGGGGGTCTGGGGCGCAGCCCCAGAAAGCAGCCTCACCCCACCACCCGGCCGCCCGCCCAGGGCTTTAGAGAAGGGGCGGGGTGGGGAAGACCTCCCGCCGCGCCCTAGGGTGCACCCCGTGTACCTCCCCCTGCTGGCCGCCGCCTGGGGCGCCACCCTCGGCTGGCTGGTGCCGCGCGCGGCCTACCGGCTCGCCGTCGAGGCAGGCGAGCCGTGGCGGCACGCCTGCCCGGAGGGCCACGCGCTCACCCGCTGGCTCGGCCCCCCGGTATGCCGACAGCGCGGCGCGCGCAGCTGGGCCGCGGCCACCGCCGTCGCCGCCGCCGCCCTCGCCACCACCACCGGCCCCCGCCCCGAACTAGCCGTCTGGCTGCTCCTCCTGCCGCTCGCCGCGCTGCTCGCCGCCGTAGACGCCCGGGTGCACCGGCTGCCGGACGTCCTCACGGTCCCCCTCGCCGCCACCGCCGCCGTCCTCCTCGGCGCCGCCGCCCTCGCCCCGCACCACCAGGGGTCCTGGCCCCGCGCCCTGCTCGGCGGACTCGCGCTGGGCGGCGCGTACTTCGTGCTCTTCCTGATCCACCCCGCCGGCCTCGGCTTCGGCGACGTCAAACTCGCCGTCGGCCTCGGTGTGCTGCTCGGCTGGTACGGCTGGGGCATCCTCTTCACCGGCGCCTTCGCGGGGTTCGCGGCCGGCGGCACGTACGGCGTCGGGCTGATCCTCGCGCGCCGCGCCGACCGCCGCACGGCCATCCCGTTCGGCCCCTTCATGATCGGCGGGGCGTACCTCGGCCTGCTCCTCGGCGGCCTCGCCGCGTGAATATGCCGCCCCTGGGCCGTACAAGACGCGTAGGGTCCGCAACATGGCGCAAACCATCCGCAACCACAACACCCGCACCTTC encodes the following:
- a CDS encoding response regulator transcription factor, whose protein sequence is MTRVLVVDDNPVVRAGLTALLDGRGGTRVVAEAADGREAYEAALLHRPDVVLLDVRMPGVDGLTALPRLVRVAPVMMLTYSGEPGTVREALRLGARGYLVHGEFTVEQLVGAVREVGAGAVASLGCSATLPGVMPRSISLNPNEEASRMQSDVGQSSPGRRRGTPLLRKGLGVHRLSRREVEVMELIAAGMSNQQIAAACFISEKTVKNHINRIFAKLHSNSRTQAVATWLGTRGATG
- a CDS encoding VOC family protein, with the translated sequence MSVELNHTIIHSRDKRAAAEFLADILGLRVGDEWGPFIPVETGNGVTLDFATGDPDKIVPQHYAFLVSEEEFDAGYEKIKQWGVRHFADPYMKRPDEINHNDGGRGVYFLDPSGHAMEMITRPYGSGS
- a CDS encoding MarR family winged helix-turn-helix transcriptional regulator, which encodes MALTPGESPGFLLWHATLRWQRGVTAALTPLGLTHVQFVLLACTWWLNGQGEHPNQLAVARQAGTDVKMTSQVVRTLEGKGLLVRETDLADTRAKRLRVTEAGAELAPRAIAAVEAVDAEFFRPVPVAEAVALLAALARPEE
- a CDS encoding OmpA family protein — protein: MQATQATPATPAPGPRRRHARPAVLAAAVLLFVAAGSGAAVADDPNPTAVPAAAPPVKVDANAPGLKLSDGATLAAPRVVDIKSVVEDMGGEERRSDTNADISFALQAEVLFGKDSAALSAEATGRIQAIADEIKKQKATNVRVFGFTDNLGTHEHGVVLSKQRADAVQGALSQAVGGAVTFDIRGYAEDYPIADNSSEDGRRKNRRVEVSFPRGASG
- a CDS encoding DUF192 domain-containing protein; the encoded protein is MRWRDGFGQLVVEGGGSVPLEVAASYRARTRGLLGRDGVEGVVLLSPASSVHTFRMRFPLDVAYLDRHLRVIALHTVPPNRLTAPRPRARHVLEAEAGAMAEWGIRPGVRVRVELHAGRT
- a CDS encoding pilus assembly protein TadG-related protein encodes the protein MKSRRLRGDRGQAFPVYITVVAGLLFLAFAYFAVGQAAVKRNEAGTAADAAALAAAQDYRDRLRDKLLDGFDPVVWKDVLDGLRGGSAAASCAAADTLAARNDASVESCVPGDWPGYTVSVRTNATAGKSVIAVTENSKGTAKATAVIEPRCGIEPSDAPQTSAPPDNGSPSPDPSPSPGGEDKKAYRLVCDKQRDFEVDPGRLDLLPDAADLFAVHLAKK
- a CDS encoding prepilin peptidase, which translates into the protein MHPVYLPLLAAAWGATLGWLVPRAAYRLAVEAGEPWRHACPEGHALTRWLGPPVCRQRGARSWAAATAVAAAALATTTGPRPELAVWLLLLPLAALLAAVDARVHRLPDVLTVPLAATAAVLLGAAALAPHHQGSWPRALLGGLALGGAYFVLFLIHPAGLGFGDVKLAVGLGVLLGWYGWGILFTGAFAGFAAGGTYGVGLILARRADRRTAIPFGPFMIGGAYLGLLLGGLAA
- a CDS encoding SRPBCC family protein, encoding MWVYEHGIETSAAPEAVWRLWADVPNWGVWNADVQKIEIRGPFAAGTGITMGADGQDPIELRITEVAENELFVDEARFDGLVLRTAHRLDRAGQDRTRVVYRMEITGEGADELGPQIGPAVTADWPQTMAALVRLAEAGH